In Lysinibacillus sp. 2017, the DNA window GCTAAATCAGGATTACTTCGTGGCGACTCGATTATCCAAGGTGTTCTTTCAAATATGCGTACAAATATGTACTCTAAAGGTTCTGGCTCAAGCACAGAGTTTGATATGCTATTTAAAATCGGTATTACGACATCAAGTAAAACTTCTGAAAACGGTAAGTTAGAAATTGATGAAGATAAATTACGTGCAGCGATTGAAAAAGATCCTGATGCAGTATATGAAATGTTCTCTGGTACTATTGAAAACCCAGGAATTGCCGACCGTTTACAAAAATCGATTAAAACTGCAACAATTAATATTGAGAAAAAAGCAGGTAAAGCTGACTCAGTAAATAATACGTTTAACTTAGGTCTTAAATTAAATGATACAGATACACGTATTACAAGCTGGAAAACAAAGTTAGAGAATATTGAAGCTCGTTATTGGAAGCAATTCACTGCGATGGAAACAGCAATTAACAAAGCAAACCAACAATCTACTTTATTCACAACAACTCAATAATTGGAGCTAAAAATTAATGGAACAGCAATTACAAGAGCTTTTACAAATCTCTGCTAAGCTGTACGAGAAGTTAGCGGAAAATCCAAATGAATCTGTACGTGATGAATTTATTGAAGAAGTGAATTCATTATTAGATCAACGTGGCCTAATTGTAAAAAGTGTTTATGAATCAGGGTTTACTTTTGATAAAACGATTAAAATTCATCAAACACTTTTTGAATTAGACAAAGGCATTCGTGAGCGATTAGAGCGAATTCTTAAATCGATAAAAATGGATATGAGAGAATTGCATACGTCTAAAAAGTCAGATCAACAATACTTAAATCCATACGGTCATGTTCAAGTAATGGATGGAATGTATTATGATAAGAAAAAATAAACCTTATTAAAAAAATCCGTGCTAATTGACCCTTTACCAAGTAAAATAGAACTATAAACAACAGCTTCAAAAGGAGTGTCTCTATTGACAGCACACACTAATGCTTCTAATGCATATAAACAAAATAGTGTAACTACCGCTTCGCCAGGTGAATTAACTTTAATGTTATATAATGGCTGCTTAAAGTTTTTAAATCGTGCAAAAATAGCGATTGCTGATAAGAACATTGAAGAGAGAAATTACTATATTCAACGTTCACAAGCTATTATTGGTGAGTTAATGTCAACGTTAAATATGGACATTGAAATTTCAAAACAGATGTTACCATTATATGATTATATGAATCGTCGTCTTACGGATGCCAATATCAAAAACGACGTAGCGATTATTGAAGAGGTCGAAGTTTTAGTAACAGAATTCCGTGATACATGGAAAGAAGTTATCAAAGTCACGCGTCAGCAGCAATATGGGACTGTAGGCAGCGAGCAAATTTAATCTTTCGAAGGGATCCAATTTCATATTGGATCCTTTTCTCATGATAAAATGTGATAAATTTCAACCATATACATATATATTAAATATAAAGTGAGGCGAAAAATATGAAACAAATAATAGAAGATTGGCTACAATACTCGAATTATAAAGAGGAATTGGCTGACATAACAGATATTAAAGATCTTGAAGACCGCTTCCACCAACTCCTCCCATTCGGCACAGGCGGCATGCGCGGCAAACTCGGCGCGGGCACAAACCGCATCAACACGCATACAATTCGTCTCGTAGCAGAAGGACTTGCACGCCAAATCGCATCACAAGGTGAATTAGCGAAGCTTCGTGGTGTAGTAATCGCCTACGACACACGCCATTTTTCACAACAATTCGCCTACGAAACAGCAGGTGTACTCGCAGCACATGGTATTCAAAGCTATGTATTCACAGAAAGCCGTCCAACTCCTGAACTAAGCTTCGCGGTACGCTATTTAGCCGCCTATGCAGGTGTAGTCATTACCGCAAGCCACAATCCGAAAGAGTACAACGGTTTTAAAGTGTACGGTGAGGACGGGGCACAGTTAACACCACAATTTGCGGATGAAATTGTGGGACATATGAATGATGTGGAATCAATTTTTGCTATTGAATCGCTCGCAAAAGAACAGCTTCTTGAATCCGGTTTGTGCGTTGAAATTTTAGAAAAGCTGGATGACGCGTATGCACAGGCATTAAACCGATTACAGACGGAACAAACGTTGACAAAAGATCTTGCAATTGTTTATACACCGCTACATGGGTCTGGGTTAGTACCAATTGTACGTGGACTAAAAGATTTTGGGTTTACGAAAGTCCAAGTTGTTGCGGTACAAGCGATTCAAGACGGGGCGTTTCCGACCGTTACGTATCCAAATCCCGAAGAGGCGGATGCGTTCAAATTAGCAATCGAACTTGGTCAAAGTGTTAATGCGGAATTATTGCTCGCGACAGACCCAGATGCTGATCGTTTAGGTGTTGCTGTGTTGGAAAATGAGCAGTATCAGCTATTAACGGGCAATCAATTAGGGGCACTCCTACTTCATTACCTGCTTGAAACGAAAAACTTTCCAACGAATGCTGCGATGATCAAAACGATCGTAACATCTGAATTTGGGACAGCCATTGCCAATAAATACGGCATTGCAACAGTCAACACGTTAACGGGCTTTAAATACATCGCAGAAAAAATCGCAGAATGGGAACAAACGGGTGAGCATAGCTTTATTTTTGGCTACGAGGAAAGCTACGGTTATTTAGCAGGGGACTTTGTGCGCGATAAGGATGCAGTGCAAATTGCATTGTTAACGGCAGAGATGGCAGCTTTTGAAAAAATGCGCGGGAAATCATTAATAAATCGATTAAACGAATTATACGACGAATTTGGTTGGTATAAAGAGGCACTCGTATCGTTTACGTTTGATGGGGTGGAAGGTCAACAGCAAATTGCCGCTATTATGACGCAGTTTAGACAACAGCCTCCAACTCATTTTGCGAATTGCCAAGTGACAAAAATGGAGGACTACTTAGCTGGCAATGTTAACGGTTTGCCAAAAGCAGATGTCTTGAAATTTTATTTAGCGGATGATTCGTGGATTTGTGTACGACCATCTGGCACGGAGCCGAAATGTAAAATTTATATTGGGGTGAAAAAAGAAAGCCTAGATGACAGTGAACGAATGATCGAGGCTTTGAAGCAAGATTTACAACATATCGTTTCATCTCAAACACAAGTTATTTAAATCATTTGATGAAGAGCGTGCTAGTTAATAGCCGCTTTTTTCTTTGGAAATTGTCAATATTACTTAAAATGAACCTTCAATTAAACGGCACCCGTACGGAATGTTAGCTGAACTAATCGGGCTAAATGGGACACGAATTATGTTTATTATGACATTATATTTAAGAATATTCAGAATTCAATAGACATAGGAGGATTTAGTAGTTATAATGGTATATATTGGAATTAAAATTGCCTATATTCTATGTTTTTGTCCTTGTCTTGAGAATTCCACATCTAGAATCCTTTTAATAAATTCACCATTGAAAAGGGCTGAACCTTTTCATTACGATGGTCCAACCTCTCACTTTATGATAGATTCCAACAAATTACTGCGAAAAGATTTTGAAAAAACGGTATGGATTGATTATTTTTTTATTGTTAAAAAGTAAACGTTTTCATTTTGTTTAGTTTGTAATTAAGGAGGTGAGTAGCATGTGAAAAGGGGAAAATAAAAAACCTTAAGTGGGGATCCCGGAAAGAATTCCACTTAAGGCTTTGGCCATCGGAGTATACCGACTTATTTTTAGTATACTCCTTTTATTGTCATTTGATAACCAAAAATGGATGAAGGAGGATAAAAATAATGAAAGATTCACCAAATCTTACGAATGCGCGTGCTTTAATACCGCGACGGGACTACTATGGTAATTTATACACATTGATCGTGAAAACAGATGGGTTAGAGAAGTCTTCACTAACACCGTTGCAAATACTGGACAACCAATTGCGACGTACGGGCTCAAGTCTTAAGGGAGCGAAGGATGCTGCACGATTTATTATGGGAACGGCAACGATGCACCCATTATTACTTCAATTGCATCCAGCAATCCATACATGGTTTCCGACCGAGTCACCACGCAATGAAACATGTGCTTACCACGATGTTGTGATTCCTGTAAAGGAAAGTAAAGTGCGGATTCGCTATAATGAAACGTTACAATTTACGGGGTGGGTATATATCAATCACTATTTAACGCAGGATTCTTATTATCCACACGAAGAAAAAATCGTCGTCCAATGCGCGGAACTTCATGAAGATTATTTACTAAATTAATAGAGATGAATCCTTACTTGATTGTATTTATAGGTAAGGATTTTTTTGTGCGATTTTTGAAAGTGCTTTGTTTTGCAAAATTTGTTTGATAAAACAGAGAGAATGCGGTATATGTAAATCACTAGTATAAGTAAAAGATAGTTTTTCTATTATGATTTTAACGCAAGAATTATCGAAGGGATAATTCGTTCACATTATAGACAAATTATGGTACTTTAAATGTATAATAGTAAAAAATAATATAGTCGGGGAATATAGGAGGAAATAGAGATGACGTTTAAAAGAACGGAAGGGTTTCGGTTTACATTTGGTGAACCGATTGATGCGAATTTTGTCATTTTAATAGACGGGAAGCCAGAAAATATTGAAAGATCAAAATATCCATGTGAAATTGTAGATATTAGTCCGCGCGGCATGAAAATTTTTTCCCATAAAAATATTGGTGAACAAAATAAGCAACTGGTACAACTTGAAGTTCAATTCATTTTGGATGAAGTTTTAATTAAAGCGGTTGGTGAAATTGTTTGGACAAAAGTTTTTGGGGAAAGAATTCAGTATGGATTAATTTTCGAAAACCAATCCCATGTAGAAGAGCTTATCGTTAATGAATTAAAACTGCGTCGTAAAAAAGAAATTAGCCGCAGCAGATAATTTCGATGAAACCAACCATTCTTCATAGGACCGCTACTTTCTATTTCCATTTCATTTTTTGGATAGCATTAAATTTCAGATTGTCGAAAAATGAAAAACTTTTTAAGCTGTAGCAGGAGTTTTTAGTTTTCTGTAGAACTAATCTAATATAGCCGTAATGAAGGAGGAGTTTGCATGCTAAATTTTAACATTCGTGGTGAAAACATTGAGGTAACTCCAGCAATTCGAGATCATGTAGAATCGAAAATTGAAAAAATTGAACGTTATTTCAACGAAGATCTTAACGCGAACGCGAACGTCAATTTAAAGGTTTATAACGACAAGCAAACAAAAGTAGAAGTAACCATTCCAATGAAGAATTTAACACTTCGAGCTGAGGAACGTCATAATGATATGTACGCAGCCGTTGATCTAATCGTCGACAAATTAGAACGCCAAATTCGTAAATATAAAACAAAAGTTAATCGTAAATTCCGTGATCGTGAAGGTGCAGGTCTTTACTTCGCAGCAGTTGCTCAAGCAGAACCTGTAACAGAAGGAAGCGAAGACGAATATACAATCGTACGTACGAAACAATTTGACTTGAAGCCGATGGACCAAGAGGAAGCGGTTCTACAAATGAACATGCTTGGTCATGATTTCTACATCTTTACTGACGCAGAAACAGACGGAACAAACATCGTCTACAAGCGTAAAGACGGTAAATACGGCATAATCGAAACGAACTAATCAATTAAATCTAAGCGGACTGCCCAACACAACGGGCGGTCCGTTTTTTATTTTGTAGATTGGTGAAATCCATGTCAAAGGGAATTTGTTTTCAAATAAAGTGGTGATTCGGGTGTTTCGTTTGGGCGGGCGCAGCACACATTAACAAAGCCTCTTTGCAAGAGTCTTTGCGAATGTTCTTTGTGCTGTGTGTAAGGCCCGCCCATTCAAGGTGTATCTATTTTCCCTTTACTTGTATTCACGTGCTGGCGCTTACAGTGGTAGGCGCCAGTCTTCTAATAGGGTGAACCCTTTTTATAAAGTAGGTGAAATCACAATGTATTTATTTAACATCTAAATACTGAAGACATTAACAACTATTGAACCCTATCCATACATTCATCCCTTTATAAAAAGAGAATCTGTGCCAGTCCCTTTCTCACTTAATTCAACAGACTCGCTTTAAAAGTAAACGGCGCCTTTGCTCGTCAACAGCGCCGCCCCTGAATACATGCAAAGGCATAATGGATTACACTTTGATTTGGCAGGCCTAGCCCAAGGCGCAAAGAAGAGTCG includes these proteins:
- a CDS encoding flagellar protein FliT, encoding MEQQLQELLQISAKLYEKLAENPNESVRDEFIEEVNSLLDQRGLIVKSVYESGFTFDKTIKIHQTLFELDKGIRERLERILKSIKMDMRELHTSKKSDQQYLNPYGHVQVMDGMYYDKKK
- the fliS gene encoding flagellar export chaperone FliS gives rise to the protein MTAHTNASNAYKQNSVTTASPGELTLMLYNGCLKFLNRAKIAIADKNIEERNYYIQRSQAIIGELMSTLNMDIEISKQMLPLYDYMNRRLTDANIKNDVAIIEEVEVLVTEFRDTWKEVIKVTRQQQYGTVGSEQI
- a CDS encoding phospho-sugar mutase translates to MKQIIEDWLQYSNYKEELADITDIKDLEDRFHQLLPFGTGGMRGKLGAGTNRINTHTIRLVAEGLARQIASQGELAKLRGVVIAYDTRHFSQQFAYETAGVLAAHGIQSYVFTESRPTPELSFAVRYLAAYAGVVITASHNPKEYNGFKVYGEDGAQLTPQFADEIVGHMNDVESIFAIESLAKEQLLESGLCVEILEKLDDAYAQALNRLQTEQTLTKDLAIVYTPLHGSGLVPIVRGLKDFGFTKVQVVAVQAIQDGAFPTVTYPNPEEADAFKLAIELGQSVNAELLLATDPDADRLGVAVLENEQYQLLTGNQLGALLLHYLLETKNFPTNAAMIKTIVTSEFGTAIANKYGIATVNTLTGFKYIAEKIAEWEQTGEHSFIFGYEESYGYLAGDFVRDKDAVQIALLTAEMAAFEKMRGKSLINRLNELYDEFGWYKEALVSFTFDGVEGQQQIAAIMTQFRQQPPTHFANCQVTKMEDYLAGNVNGLPKADVLKFYLADDSWICVRPSGTEPKCKIYIGVKKESLDDSERMIEALKQDLQHIVSSQTQVI
- a CDS encoding competence protein ComK, with product MKDSPNLTNARALIPRRDYYGNLYTLIVKTDGLEKSSLTPLQILDNQLRRTGSSLKGAKDAARFIMGTATMHPLLLQLHPAIHTWFPTESPRNETCAYHDVVIPVKESKVRIRYNETLQFTGWVYINHYLTQDSYYPHEEKIVVQCAELHEDYLLN
- a CDS encoding PilZ domain-containing protein, with amino-acid sequence MTFKRTEGFRFTFGEPIDANFVILIDGKPENIERSKYPCEIVDISPRGMKIFSHKNIGEQNKQLVQLEVQFILDEVLIKAVGEIVWTKVFGERIQYGLIFENQSHVEELIVNELKLRRKKEISRSR
- the hpf gene encoding ribosome hibernation-promoting factor, HPF/YfiA family, which gives rise to MLNFNIRGENIEVTPAIRDHVESKIEKIERYFNEDLNANANVNLKVYNDKQTKVEVTIPMKNLTLRAEERHNDMYAAVDLIVDKLERQIRKYKTKVNRKFRDREGAGLYFAAVAQAEPVTEGSEDEYTIVRTKQFDLKPMDQEEAVLQMNMLGHDFYIFTDAETDGTNIVYKRKDGKYGIIETN